In Stigmatella aurantiaca, the following proteins share a genomic window:
- a CDS encoding DUF7683 domain-containing protein: protein MDAPETHWILSAFERESHGAQVTELELPDVSVQQLRAALELPLDPEDPELLYVYPLQTQSQADGLGALVGVTLKLNAHEYFLEASASDGSPRVQRKVTVFQKGPAATPVFEHELLQEPDAALQASLGRPVDDLGFHRRWRIESEALAAALTPLLRSPPDFTGARDCFIEHWDPLKTQPVVLAFPRGEAPTHRTASDVHPLHGATKAALRPLLGLAQDHPLAGLYPVDSEKQAAGLRPFLAQPLDLSAHDYAVNYYFPVSPPPADT from the coding sequence ATGGATGCTCCCGAAACCCATTGGATCCTCTCAGCCTTCGAGCGCGAATCTCACGGTGCGCAGGTGACCGAGCTTGAACTTCCGGACGTCTCCGTGCAGCAACTGCGAGCCGCCCTGGAGCTTCCCCTCGACCCAGAGGATCCCGAGTTGCTCTATGTCTACCCCCTCCAGACCCAATCGCAGGCGGATGGGCTTGGCGCGCTTGTGGGCGTGACGCTCAAGCTCAACGCCCACGAGTATTTCCTGGAGGCATCCGCTTCGGACGGCAGTCCTCGCGTCCAACGGAAGGTAACCGTATTCCAGAAGGGTCCAGCGGCAACGCCCGTCTTCGAGCACGAACTGCTCCAGGAGCCCGATGCGGCACTCCAGGCCAGCCTGGGGCGGCCTGTCGATGATCTGGGCTTCCATCGCCGCTGGCGCATCGAAAGCGAAGCACTGGCCGCCGCGCTCACCCCCCTGTTGCGTTCCCCTCCTGACTTCACGGGAGCGCGAGACTGCTTCATCGAACATTGGGATCCGCTGAAGACCCAGCCCGTGGTCCTGGCATTCCCCAGGGGAGAAGCACCCACCCATCGGACGGCCAGCGACGTGCACCCGCTCCATGGCGCAACCAAGGCGGCGCTCCGGCCCCTTCTGGGCCTTGCCCAGGACCATCCGCTGGCGGGGCTCTACCCGGTGGACTCCGAGAAGCAGGCCGCCGGACTGAGGCCGTTCCTGGCTCAACCGCTTGACCTCTCGGCTCACGATTACGCAGTGAACTACTACTTCCCGGTGTCACCGCCTCCTGCCGATACGTGA